From the genome of Flavipsychrobacter sp., one region includes:
- a CDS encoding carboxypeptidase-like regulatory domain-containing protein, with product MSKKLLSLTVFILLSALTVQAQSVAYIKGRVTNDRNRGMSDVTVAVEGTSIGVTTDRKGYYTIEIPSNITVTVAFSFVGYNVQKKTYTLIPGQTKEENIALVKKKTTLKEVVKKGERDREAGNIKIDVSKASELPSTNFGSGIEGIIKTYVGSNNELTSQYNVRGGNFDENLVYVNDFEIYRPFLTRSGQQEGMSFINADLVSGVNFSVGGFQSKFGDKMSSVLDVTYKRPTEFGGRVMASLLGASIAFEGASKNQKLTYLVGVRHKSNQYLLNAQQTKGIYNPQFTDAQALVNYQINKKWEVEVIGNYARNRFSFIPEEQTSSFGLVNKAFQLRVFYDGNEIDQFDSRFGGISTTYRPNKKLKLKLLASGFQTNERETYDILGEYLLGELETDLSKENFGQVKTFLGTGVIHTYARNKLEVNVGDIGHRGSYDAGKHFFQWGVGANVTTITDKLREWERRDSAGFTQPVTTNQLELTRVYASNAAFDYMRYTGFIQDNFRFSDSLDLTASIGARFNYSTLNNELLISPRAQFSYKPKWKKDWVFNLAGGLYQQPPFYREMRDLNGNVNKNLKAQKSYHIVLGFDHDFVAAKRAFKVTTEVYYKGLWDIVPYEYDNVRIRYFGQNNAVGRIYGGEVRLFGDIVKDATSWISVGILKAEEDVTNDQIVFKDVNGADSGAFSPGYIPRPTDQRFMLGMYFEDYLPRNKNFKMHLNLMYSTGLPFGPPDQSRYGDTLRLPDYKRVDIGFSALLLDGSKMKYQDKKLISGIKKIWFSAEVFNLLGIQNTLSYSWIQDQTSGRTFAVPNRLTSRLINAKLVVDF from the coding sequence ATGTCGAAAAAACTACTCAGCCTAACGGTTTTCATATTACTATCAGCCCTCACGGTACAGGCACAGTCTGTAGCATATATAAAAGGGCGTGTTACCAATGATCGCAACCGCGGCATGAGCGATGTGACCGTAGCAGTAGAGGGCACCAGCATAGGTGTCACTACCGACCGCAAGGGCTACTATACCATAGAGATACCTTCTAACATTACTGTAACTGTAGCCTTTAGCTTTGTAGGTTATAATGTTCAGAAAAAGACCTACACGCTTATACCCGGGCAAACTAAAGAGGAAAACATAGCTCTTGTAAAAAAGAAGACCACTTTAAAAGAAGTAGTCAAGAAAGGTGAACGTGATAGAGAGGCAGGTAATATTAAAATAGATGTAAGCAAGGCCAGCGAGCTACCGAGTACCAACTTTGGTAGTGGCATAGAGGGCATTATCAAAACCTATGTAGGTAGTAATAATGAGCTTACCTCTCAATACAATGTACGTGGTGGTAACTTCGACGAGAACTTGGTTTATGTCAATGACTTTGAAATATATCGTCCGTTCCTTACCCGTAGTGGCCAGCAGGAAGGCATGAGCTTCATCAATGCCGATCTGGTATCTGGGGTCAACTTCTCTGTAGGCGGTTTCCAGTCTAAGTTTGGCGATAAGATGAGTAGTGTACTTGATGTTACCTATAAGCGCCCTACAGAGTTTGGTGGTCGTGTAATGGCTAGCCTATTGGGTGCAAGCATAGCTTTTGAAGGGGCTTCTAAAAACCAAAAACTAACCTACTTGGTAGGTGTTAGACATAAGAGCAACCAGTATCTACTGAATGCACAGCAGACCAAAGGTATCTATAACCCACAGTTTACAGATGCACAGGCATTAGTAAACTATCAGATCAATAAAAAATGGGAAGTAGAGGTAATCGGTAACTATGCCCGCAACCGTTTCAGCTTTATACCTGAAGAGCAAACCAGTAGCTTTGGCTTGGTCAATAAAGCCTTCCAACTTAGAGTATTTTATGACGGTAATGAAATAGACCAGTTCGACTCTCGATTTGGTGGCATTTCTACAACCTACCGCCCTAACAAGAAACTAAAATTAAAACTCTTGGCCTCAGGCTTCCAAACCAATGAGCGTGAGACCTATGATATACTAGGAGAGTACCTGCTTGGTGAGCTTGAAACAGACTTGAGCAAGGAAAACTTTGGTCAGGTAAAAACCTTCTTAGGTACAGGTGTAATACATACCTATGCACGTAACAAACTAGAGGTAAATGTTGGTGACATAGGACATAGAGGTTCTTATGATGCGGGCAAACACTTTTTTCAATGGGGCGTGGGTGCTAATGTAACGACAATTACCGATAAGCTTCGCGAGTGGGAAAGAAGAGACTCTGCAGGTTTTACACAGCCAGTAACAACCAACCAACTGGAGCTAACAAGAGTATACGCATCAAATGCCGCATTTGATTATATGCGTTATACAGGCTTTATACAAGACAATTTCCGTTTTAGCGACTCATTAGACCTTACTGCTTCTATCGGAGCAAGATTCAACTATAGTACGCTAAACAATGAACTATTGATAAGCCCTAGAGCACAGTTTTCTTATAAGCCTAAATGGAAGAAGGACTGGGTATTTAACCTAGCAGGTGGCTTGTACCAACAACCTCCCTTCTATAGAGAAATGCGTGACCTGAACGGTAACGTGAACAAAAATCTTAAAGCACAGAAATCTTACCATATAGTATTAGGCTTCGACCACGACTTTGTTGCTGCCAAGAGAGCATTTAAGGTAACTACAGAAGTTTACTACAAAGGACTATGGGACATTGTACCATACGAGTATGATAATGTGCGTATCCGTTACTTTGGACAAAACAATGCTGTAGGTAGAATATATGGTGGTGAAGTGCGCTTGTTTGGCGATATAGTAAAAGATGCTACATCTTGGATAAGCGTAGGTATACTCAAAGCAGAAGAAGACGTAACAAACGATCAGATCGTTTTCAAAGACGTAAATGGTGCTGATAGCGGTGCATTCTCCCCTGGCTATATACCACGCCCTACCGACCAGCGTTTTATGCTAGGTATGTATTTCGAGGATTATCTGCCACGTAATAAGAACTTTAAGATGCACCTGAACTTGATGTATTCTACAGGTTTACCGTTTGGCCCACCAGACCAAAGCAGATATGGAGACACCCTACGCTTACCTGACTATAAACGTGTAGATATAGGCTTCTCTGCCCTATTACTAGACGGTAGTAAAATGAAGTATCAAGACAAGAAGTTGATAAGCGGCATTAAGAAAATATGGTTCAGTGCTGAGGTATTTAACCTACTAGGCATACAGAACACACTTTCTTATAGCTGGATACAAGACCAAACTAGCGGACGTACTTTTGCTGTTCCTAACCGACTAACCTCGAGGTTGATCAACGCCAAGCTTGTCGTCGATTTCTAG
- a CDS encoding T9SS type A sorting domain-containing protein, translating to MKYLPLYILCFLCLTSAQAQTAPSIIWQASYGGEAGDYATDIIYTINGNLVMCGNTSSKNFYINIRKGKYTDFMLLNIDVNNSALNWSQVYGGSSSSVMGKLYEVDKGFFVAGYITGGGKDVTRYDSSNDFWSIKTDYYGKIVWDRTLGGSGYDFYKTGMPTKDGGYIYAGQTNSTDGDVINPTGKYNNWIVKTSSIGSIEWQKIIYGDTGIVVKWPSARVAIEDIQQTKDEGFILTGFESDTVSLYADAMAAKLDKHGNVAWKKKYGGDSTDVANSIKQTLDGGYILAGYSKSSNKDVDTNYGDNDVWIVKLNSSGGLEWQKTYGGSRADVAREIIPCIEGGYLFVGTTASNDGMVTGNHSIADIRDAWAVKIDDTGKILWQKCLGGTDEDFCNAAIQLPDASFVLAGGSKSQNGDVTSNAGDTDAWIVKLSNPAASVERAQLNEIYFSVYPNPCDELLNVQLKEKVVGTMQLLDVKGRLLYSSNIDNKTHHSINTATITAGIYTLVVRAEDGWLAKQIIIQH from the coding sequence ATGAAGTATTTGCCCCTATATATACTTTGCTTTTTATGCCTAACAAGCGCACAAGCACAAACAGCACCTTCTATCATTTGGCAGGCTAGCTATGGGGGAGAGGCTGGAGACTATGCTACAGATATTATCTATACCATCAATGGTAATCTTGTAATGTGTGGTAATACAAGCTCCAAGAATTTCTATATCAATATAAGAAAGGGGAAGTACACAGATTTTATGTTGCTAAATATTGATGTGAATAATAGTGCATTGAATTGGTCGCAGGTATATGGAGGGTCTAGCAGTTCTGTTATGGGTAAACTGTATGAAGTTGATAAAGGCTTTTTTGTTGCGGGCTATATAACAGGAGGTGGGAAAGATGTGACTCGTTATGACAGCTCAAATGATTTTTGGAGTATTAAAACCGACTATTACGGAAAGATAGTTTGGGATAGAACTTTAGGAGGTTCAGGATATGATTTTTATAAAACAGGTATGCCTACAAAAGATGGAGGGTATATATATGCCGGTCAAACAAACTCTACAGATGGGGATGTAATAAACCCTACTGGTAAGTATAATAACTGGATAGTAAAGACAAGTAGTATAGGAAGTATAGAATGGCAAAAGATAATTTATGGAGATACAGGCATAGTGGTAAAATGGCCAAGTGCTAGGGTTGCTATTGAGGATATTCAACAAACAAAAGATGAAGGGTTCATCCTGACAGGTTTTGAGTCCGATACAGTTAGCCTATACGCAGATGCTATGGCGGCTAAGCTAGATAAGCATGGAAATGTAGCATGGAAAAAGAAATATGGTGGTGATAGTACCGATGTAGCTAATAGTATAAAGCAGACTCTGGATGGTGGATATATATTGGCAGGATATTCCAAGTCTAGTAATAAAGATGTAGATACTAATTATGGAGATAATGATGTTTGGATAGTGAAGCTGAATAGCTCTGGTGGTTTGGAGTGGCAGAAAACCTACGGCGGTAGCCGTGCCGATGTAGCAAGGGAAATAATACCTTGTATAGAAGGAGGGTATTTATTTGTTGGCACTACAGCATCCAACGATGGTATGGTAACGGGTAATCATTCCATTGCAGATATAAGAGATGCATGGGCTGTGAAAATAGATGATACTGGAAAAATTCTATGGCAGAAATGCTTAGGCGGTACTGATGAGGATTTTTGTAATGCAGCTATACAATTACCCGATGCTAGCTTTGTATTGGCGGGTGGTAGCAAATCACAGAATGGGGATGTAACCAGTAACGCTGGTGATACAGATGCTTGGATAGTAAAGCTAAGTAACCCTGCTGCGAGTGTGGAGCGTGCCCAACTAAACGAAATATATTTCTCTGTTTACCCTAATCCTTGTGATGAATTGCTGAATGTTCAACTAAAAGAGAAGGTTGTAGGGACAATGCAACTACTAGATGTTAAAGGGCGACTACTATACTCAAGTAATATTGATAATAAAACACATCATAGCATCAATACAGCCACTATAACGGCAGGCATATATACTTTAGTAGTGCGTGCTGAAGATGGTTGGCTAGCCAAACAAATTATAATACAACACTAG